A portion of the Rhodococcus pseudokoreensis genome contains these proteins:
- a CDS encoding DUF4349 domain-containing protein, producing the protein MRRYVLSAIVVVTLALAGCGGSDSDSSQSSPTPSPGDSSRMEIGGAVQQPAKDQAPTERQEIITGQVALTAGDPVAVGRQIVDKVDDLGGRIDQLTEQPGSDDQDASSSLTVRVPADSLTRTLDDLRELGKVTSVSITKSDVTMQSQDLDARIGALTASVTRLQGLITSAANTADLIEAEKALSERQGELDSLTAQKRSLSDQVALATIMIDVTTTDAERPSTGPDNFWEGVVAGWNALLSAIAGGAVVVGALIPWFGFVAVIALVVYGAYRLRRTYNRPPSPPSGPAPEREEAKTP; encoded by the coding sequence ATGAGGAGATACGTCTTGTCGGCGATCGTCGTGGTTACGCTGGCGCTCGCGGGGTGCGGGGGTTCGGACAGCGACTCCTCCCAGTCTTCGCCCACTCCCTCGCCGGGGGACTCGAGCCGGATGGAAATCGGTGGCGCGGTGCAGCAACCCGCGAAAGACCAGGCGCCCACCGAGCGTCAGGAGATCATCACCGGGCAGGTCGCGCTCACCGCGGGCGACCCGGTGGCCGTCGGCAGGCAGATCGTGGACAAGGTCGACGATCTGGGCGGACGCATCGACCAGCTCACCGAACAGCCGGGCTCCGACGACCAGGACGCGAGCAGTTCCCTGACCGTCCGGGTGCCCGCCGACTCGCTCACCCGGACGCTGGACGATCTGCGCGAGTTGGGCAAGGTCACCAGCGTCAGCATCACGAAGAGCGACGTGACGATGCAGTCGCAGGATCTCGACGCCCGCATCGGTGCCCTGACGGCGTCCGTCACCCGCCTGCAGGGACTCATCACGTCGGCCGCGAACACCGCGGACCTGATCGAGGCCGAGAAGGCGTTGTCGGAGCGGCAGGGCGAACTCGACAGCCTCACCGCCCAGAAGCGGTCGCTGAGCGACCAGGTGGCACTGGCCACGATCATGATCGACGTCACCACCACGGACGCCGAACGTCCGAGCACCGGCCCGGACAACTTCTGGGAAGGCGTCGTCGCGGGCTGGAACGCCCTGCTGTCGGCGATCGCAGGCGGCGCCGTGGTCGTGGGGGCGCTGATTCCCTGGTTCGGTTTCGTGGCCGTCATCGCGCTGGTCGTGTACGGCGCGTACCGTCTGCGCCGGACGTACAACAGGCCGCCCAGCCCCCCGTCGGGCCCGGCGCCGGAACGAGAAGAGGCGAAGACCCCATGA
- a CDS encoding recombinase family protein, translated as MSTSADPSRVLGRLRISRATEESTSIERQREIIERWAESHGHTVVGWAVDEDVSGSVDAFDTPGVGPWLTDPSKMNEWDILAAWKLDRLGRNAIQLNKLFGWSMDHGKTLVSCAESMDLSTTTGRMLATIIAGIAEGELEAIRERTLASRAKLREVARWPGGKPPFGYTAVKRTDGQGWSLEVDPLARSVVSRIVDSVLDDQPFTATARNLNEEGVLTPGDYYRTVRAGEPSLTGTGRSRWAPTTIRQLLRSKALRGHVHHNGETVRGDDGQPLQMADPLVSLDEWELIQAYLDRRAESRKGIRRSESSPLSGVAVCLVCDNPLHHSRHTTKGHHYRYYRCPEKHTTQIPAEKLESLVEERFLGRVGDMEVRERVWVPGDSRDADLKDAQSALDDLTKALVGMRSDRVVQRIHEQLRAVDARIMELESTPAREARWEYRATGGTYRDAWGAADTDGRRELLLRSGITVAIRLDTGGVRRSKSNEGQWSADIRIPHGFYESLGLERPEHFTKMFETLTEIDMAGVEIGDGKAVFVSKTGERTEIPHWLDEIGISEITNDDDVRIVWTTDGRGFYHQPSGEWVEVPLT; from the coding sequence ATGTCAACTTCTGCGGATCCTAGCCGTGTCCTCGGTCGATTGCGGATCTCCCGTGCAACGGAAGAGTCAACTTCTATCGAGCGTCAGCGTGAGATCATCGAGCGGTGGGCAGAATCCCACGGTCATACCGTGGTCGGCTGGGCAGTGGACGAGGACGTATCCGGTTCAGTGGATGCGTTCGACACCCCGGGTGTGGGTCCGTGGCTGACGGACCCGAGCAAGATGAATGAGTGGGACATTCTCGCAGCGTGGAAGCTGGACCGGCTGGGTAGGAACGCGATCCAGCTCAACAAGCTGTTCGGGTGGTCGATGGACCACGGTAAGACTCTGGTCTCGTGTGCCGAGTCGATGGACCTGAGCACGACAACCGGTCGAATGCTGGCGACGATCATCGCCGGTATCGCTGAGGGTGAGCTAGAAGCGATCCGGGAACGGACCTTGGCATCACGGGCCAAGCTCCGTGAGGTTGCTCGGTGGCCAGGAGGTAAACCTCCGTTCGGCTACACCGCAGTGAAACGGACAGACGGCCAAGGTTGGAGCTTGGAGGTCGACCCTCTGGCGCGCTCTGTGGTCAGCCGGATCGTCGACTCCGTACTCGATGACCAGCCGTTCACGGCAACCGCCCGAAACCTGAATGAGGAGGGTGTTCTCACCCCCGGCGACTACTACCGCACCGTGAGAGCGGGGGAGCCGTCTCTCACCGGGACTGGAAGGTCCAGGTGGGCACCGACCACTATCCGGCAGCTACTCCGGTCCAAGGCTCTCCGTGGCCACGTTCACCACAACGGTGAGACGGTTCGTGGTGACGATGGTCAGCCGCTCCAGATGGCTGACCCGCTTGTCTCGCTTGATGAGTGGGAGCTGATCCAGGCGTACCTGGACCGTAGGGCAGAGTCCCGTAAGGGGATCCGCCGGTCTGAATCCAGTCCGCTCTCAGGTGTCGCGGTCTGCTTGGTGTGTGACAACCCTCTGCACCACAGTCGGCACACGACCAAAGGGCACCACTACCGGTACTACCGGTGCCCTGAGAAGCACACCACCCAGATACCAGCGGAGAAGCTGGAGTCGCTGGTAGAAGAGAGGTTCCTCGGTCGGGTCGGGGACATGGAGGTCCGAGAGCGAGTCTGGGTTCCTGGTGACTCTCGGGATGCGGACCTGAAAGACGCTCAGTCGGCTCTGGACGACTTGACGAAGGCTCTCGTGGGTATGAGGTCGGACCGGGTTGTTCAACGGATCCACGAGCAGCTCCGGGCTGTTGATGCCCGGATCATGGAACTCGAATCGACCCCAGCCCGTGAGGCCCGGTGGGAGTACCGGGCTACCGGTGGCACGTACCGTGACGCTTGGGGAGCAGCCGACACCGATGGTCGGCGCGAACTACTCCTCAGATCCGGTATCACTGTTGCGATACGCCTGGACACCGGAGGAGTCCGACGGTCGAAGTCCAACGAGGGACAGTGGTCCGCTGACATCCGTATTCCCCATGGCTTCTACGAGTCACTTGGGCTGGAGAGGCCCGAGCACTTCACCAAGATGTTCGAGACGCTGACCGAGATCGACATGGCCGGAGTCGAGATCGGGGACGGTAAGGCCGTGTTCGTGTCCAAGACAGGCGAACGGACCGAGATCCCGCATTGGCTGGATGAGATCGGCATCTCGGAGATCACGAACGATGACGACGTGCGGATCGTGTGGACCACCGACGGCAGAGGCTTCTATCACCAGCCGTCCGGGGAGTGGGTCGAGGTCCCGCTGACGTAG
- a CDS encoding LysR family transcriptional regulator, producing MPLSPRVPELSALDVLLSVERLGSMGAAGREHGLSQQAVSARVRSAERQFGIKVFSRGASGVRPTSEGALILEWASHILATAEELASGVAALRGERQAGLTVAASMTIAEYLVPGWTVAMRRKYPNVVTNVRLLNSSEVTARVLSGEADLGFVEGPDIPAGLQVREIGRDHLVVVVPPDHEWVRRSPIPVSELAATPMIQRESGSGTRTTLENAVPQCVPPLLELTSCTAVKAAVVAGNAPAVLSSLAVAADLTDGRLASVQVEGLTLPRRLSAVWDPVRGVQGAARDFLDIALGAGAAAGVGALTAGATAQPR from the coding sequence GTGCCGCTGTCTCCCCGAGTACCCGAACTCAGTGCCCTCGACGTCCTGCTGTCCGTCGAGCGGCTCGGGAGCATGGGTGCGGCGGGGCGCGAGCACGGGCTCAGCCAGCAGGCCGTCAGCGCCCGGGTGCGGTCGGCCGAGCGCCAGTTCGGCATCAAGGTGTTCAGCCGCGGCGCCAGCGGGGTGCGGCCCACGTCGGAGGGCGCGCTCATCCTCGAATGGGCGAGTCACATCCTCGCCACCGCCGAGGAGCTGGCGTCGGGAGTCGCCGCGCTGCGAGGCGAACGGCAGGCCGGCCTGACGGTCGCGGCCAGCATGACGATCGCCGAATACCTGGTTCCCGGGTGGACCGTCGCGATGCGGCGCAAGTACCCGAACGTGGTCACGAACGTGCGGCTGCTCAACTCGTCCGAGGTGACCGCCCGGGTGCTGTCGGGCGAGGCCGACCTCGGGTTCGTCGAGGGCCCGGACATTCCGGCGGGACTGCAGGTGCGGGAGATCGGTCGCGACCACCTGGTGGTCGTGGTGCCGCCGGACCACGAATGGGTGCGCCGGTCGCCGATTCCGGTGTCCGAACTCGCCGCGACCCCGATGATTCAGCGCGAATCCGGGTCCGGAACGCGTACCACCCTCGAGAACGCGGTCCCGCAGTGCGTCCCGCCGCTGCTGGAGCTGACGTCGTGCACGGCCGTGAAGGCGGCCGTCGTGGCGGGCAACGCTCCTGCGGTGCTGTCCTCGCTGGCGGTCGCCGCCGACCTGACGGACGGCAGGCTCGCCTCCGTCCAGGTGGAGGGACTGACACTGCCGCGGCGGCTGTCCGCCGTCTGGGACCCGGTACGCGGGGTGCAGGGCGCGGCCCGGGACTTCCTCGACATCGCACTCGGTGCCGGCGCGGCCGCCGGGGTCGGGGCCCTGACTGCCGGCGCTACAGCGCAGCCCCGCTGA
- a CDS encoding error-prone DNA polymerase — MGWGNGPPTWSEMERVLSGRPGRVDPESMYPGDGGDSPAWSRKRGEYRAGRQERPGSTVPYAELHAHSAFSFLDGASPPEELVEEAVRLGLEAIALTDHDGFYGVVRFAEAAKELNMRTVFGSELTLDDAHLLVLARGREGYRRLSREIAAAHLAGGEKGRLRYDLDGLADAAGGHWQILTGCRKGHVRQALAGGGPDAAAVRLRELIDRFGADRVTVELTHHGVAEDAERNACLAELAQRHGLRVIASTAAHFAGPPRRRLAMAMAAVRARQSLDDAAGHLAPAGGAHLRSGEEMAHLFAAYPDAVRGAAELGLECAFDLRLIAPQLPPFDVPDGHTEASWLRSLTMDGARRRYGAPADRPEAYRQIEHELGIITELNFPGYFLVVHDIVSFCKNNDILCQGRGSAANSAVCYAIGITNVDPVRNKLLFERFLSPERDGPPDIDVDIESDRREEAIQHVYTKYGRQYAAQVANVITYRGKSSVRDMARALGFSQGQQDAWSKQVSRWGGIGKEAGTDIPPAVLELAAQIEGFPRHLGIHSGGMVICDRPIADVCPVEWARMANRSVLQWDKDDCAAVGLVKFDMLGLGMLSALHYMIDLVAEHKGIEVDLAQLDLSEEAVYEMLQRADSVGVFQVESRAQMATLPRLKPRNFYDLVVEVALIRPGPIQGGSVHPYIRRRNKLEPVTYDHPSLEKALKRTLGVPLFQEQLMQMAVDVAGFSPAEADQLRRAMGSKRSPEKMERLRGRLYQGMRDLHGIGEDVADRIYEKLYAFANFGFPESHSQSFAALVFYSSWFKLHHPAAFCAGLLRAQPMGFYSPQSLVADARRHGVRVHGADVNASLAHATVEAGGTEVRLGLGEVRHIGTALAERIVESRGDGGPYTSFLDLTGRVELSTAQAESLATAGALDSFGLSRREALWAAGAAAGERRDRLPGIGASTRAPTLPGMSDLELAAADVWATGVSPDTYPTEFLRPQLDALGVIPAAHLLDVPDGDRVLVGGAVTHRQRPATAAGVTFINLEDETGMVNVVCSVGLWAKYRKLANTAPALLVRGKVQNAEGAVTVVADRLQLMDLRVSAKSRDFR; from the coding sequence ATGGGTTGGGGAAATGGTCCGCCGACGTGGTCCGAGATGGAACGCGTCCTGTCGGGCAGGCCGGGGCGGGTCGACCCGGAGTCGATGTATCCGGGCGACGGCGGCGACAGTCCCGCGTGGTCGCGCAAACGGGGGGAGTACCGGGCAGGTCGTCAGGAGCGTCCCGGTTCCACCGTGCCGTACGCCGAACTGCACGCGCACTCGGCGTTCAGCTTCCTCGACGGCGCCTCCCCGCCGGAAGAATTGGTGGAGGAGGCCGTCCGGCTCGGTCTGGAGGCCATCGCGCTCACCGACCACGACGGGTTCTACGGTGTGGTCCGGTTCGCGGAGGCGGCGAAGGAACTGAACATGCGCACCGTGTTCGGGTCCGAACTGACGTTGGACGACGCGCACCTGCTGGTGCTGGCGCGAGGCCGGGAGGGGTACCGGCGGCTCTCCCGGGAGATCGCGGCGGCGCATCTCGCGGGAGGGGAGAAGGGCAGACTGCGCTACGACCTCGACGGCCTCGCCGATGCGGCCGGCGGGCACTGGCAGATCCTGACCGGCTGCCGGAAGGGGCACGTGCGTCAGGCACTGGCCGGCGGCGGCCCGGACGCCGCGGCCGTCCGGCTCCGGGAGCTGATCGACCGATTCGGGGCCGACCGGGTCACGGTGGAGCTCACCCATCACGGCGTCGCGGAGGACGCCGAGCGCAACGCCTGCCTCGCCGAACTCGCACAGCGGCACGGACTTCGGGTGATCGCGTCCACGGCGGCGCACTTCGCGGGACCGCCGCGAAGGAGACTGGCCATGGCGATGGCCGCCGTCCGGGCCCGGCAGAGTCTCGACGACGCGGCCGGGCACCTGGCGCCGGCCGGGGGAGCGCACCTGCGGTCCGGCGAGGAGATGGCGCACCTGTTCGCCGCGTACCCGGACGCCGTCCGCGGCGCCGCGGAACTCGGTCTGGAGTGTGCGTTCGACCTGCGGCTCATCGCGCCGCAACTGCCCCCGTTCGACGTCCCCGACGGGCACACGGAGGCCAGCTGGCTGCGCAGTCTCACGATGGACGGGGCCCGTCGCCGCTACGGCGCGCCTGCGGACCGGCCGGAGGCCTACCGGCAGATCGAGCACGAACTGGGCATCATCACCGAACTGAACTTCCCGGGCTACTTCCTGGTGGTCCACGACATCGTGTCGTTCTGCAAGAACAACGACATCCTCTGCCAGGGAAGGGGTTCGGCGGCCAACTCCGCCGTCTGCTACGCCATCGGCATCACCAACGTGGATCCCGTCCGCAACAAGCTGCTGTTCGAACGTTTCCTCTCACCCGAACGCGACGGCCCCCCGGACATCGACGTCGACATCGAATCCGACCGCCGGGAGGAGGCCATCCAGCACGTCTACACCAAGTACGGACGCCAGTACGCGGCGCAGGTGGCGAACGTCATCACGTATCGCGGAAAGTCCTCGGTACGGGACATGGCCCGGGCGCTGGGTTTCTCGCAGGGGCAGCAGGACGCGTGGAGCAAGCAGGTCAGCCGCTGGGGTGGGATCGGGAAGGAAGCCGGCACCGACATTCCGCCCGCCGTCCTCGAACTGGCCGCTCAGATCGAGGGGTTTCCGCGGCACCTCGGCATCCACTCGGGTGGCATGGTGATCTGCGACCGGCCGATCGCCGACGTGTGCCCGGTGGAGTGGGCGCGCATGGCGAACCGCAGTGTTCTGCAGTGGGACAAGGACGATTGCGCCGCGGTGGGTCTGGTGAAATTCGACATGCTGGGCCTCGGCATGCTCTCCGCGCTGCACTACATGATCGACCTCGTGGCCGAGCACAAGGGGATCGAGGTCGATCTGGCGCAGCTGGACCTGTCCGAGGAGGCCGTCTACGAGATGTTGCAGCGGGCGGACTCGGTGGGGGTGTTCCAGGTGGAGTCGCGGGCGCAGATGGCCACCCTGCCGAGGCTGAAACCGCGGAACTTCTACGACCTGGTGGTGGAGGTGGCGCTGATCCGCCCCGGCCCGATCCAGGGCGGATCGGTGCACCCGTACATCCGCCGCCGCAACAAGCTCGAACCGGTGACCTACGACCACCCGTCCCTGGAGAAGGCGCTGAAGCGGACGCTGGGTGTGCCGCTGTTCCAGGAACAGTTGATGCAGATGGCGGTCGACGTGGCGGGTTTCAGCCCGGCCGAGGCCGACCAGCTCCGCCGGGCGATGGGGTCCAAGCGGTCGCCCGAGAAGATGGAACGGCTGAGGGGGCGGCTCTACCAGGGCATGCGGGACCTGCACGGCATCGGCGAGGACGTCGCCGACCGGATCTACGAGAAGCTGTACGCTTTCGCGAATTTCGGTTTCCCCGAAAGTCACTCGCAGAGTTTCGCGGCCCTGGTGTTCTATTCGTCGTGGTTCAAGCTGCATCACCCGGCGGCGTTCTGCGCCGGTCTGCTGCGGGCGCAGCCGATGGGGTTCTACTCGCCGCAGTCGCTGGTGGCGGACGCCCGCAGGCACGGGGTGCGGGTGCACGGCGCGGACGTCAATGCGAGCCTCGCGCACGCCACCGTCGAGGCGGGCGGGACGGAGGTGCGTCTCGGGCTCGGGGAGGTGCGGCACATCGGGACCGCGTTGGCCGAGCGGATCGTCGAATCCCGCGGCGACGGCGGGCCGTACACGTCGTTCCTCGACCTCACCGGACGGGTGGAACTGAGCACGGCGCAGGCCGAATCGCTGGCCACCGCAGGCGCTCTCGACAGTTTCGGGTTGTCCCGGCGGGAGGCGCTGTGGGCGGCAGGCGCCGCGGCGGGGGAGCGCCGCGACCGGCTGCCGGGGATCGGGGCGTCCACCCGCGCACCGACCCTGCCGGGGATGAGCGATCTCGAACTGGCCGCGGCGGACGTGTGGGCCACCGGGGTGTCACCGGACACGTATCCCACCGAGTTCCTGCGCCCGCAACTCGATGCGCTCGGAGTGATCCCGGCGGCGCACCTGCTCGACGTTCCCGACGGCGACCGGGTTCTGGTGGGTGGGGCGGTGACGCACCGGCAGCGCCCGGCGACGGCGGCGGGGGTCACGTTCATCAACCTCGAGGACGAGACCGGGATGGTCAACGTCGTCTGTTCGGTGGGGTTGTGGGCGAAGTACCGCAAACTCGCCAACACGGCACCCGCACTGCTGGTCCGCGGCAAGGTGCAGAACGCGGAGGGCGCGGTGACGGTGGTGGCGGATCGGCTGCAGCTGATGGATTTGCGGGTGTCCGCCAAATCCAGGGACTTCCGATGA
- a CDS encoding (2Fe-2S)-binding protein, with amino-acid sequence MDEQLRRVYELTARRVPMIADQIAHPGAASFPAALLTDPGWLADRVADTAARWGSDDPRVNGTLWWYSASSTLTGIPIATALVTGVAAHPGLGDAVAFLRDDGYLGGIIASSGLPVTEGLSELAAEMAAALTPIVDALAAASGVRHAAMWAITTDSIANRALDAGTACGDRVRGSIFARGLVDALRHTGVVLPDPRFVDVRAGTLSRRFTQRASCCLIYETPGSGKCVSCPRRPAEDRLKGLAALVT; translated from the coding sequence ATGGATGAGCAACTGCGGCGCGTGTACGAGCTGACCGCCCGCCGCGTCCCGATGATCGCCGACCAGATCGCACACCCCGGTGCCGCCTCGTTCCCGGCCGCGCTGCTGACCGATCCCGGCTGGCTCGCGGACCGGGTCGCGGACACGGCGGCGCGGTGGGGCAGTGACGACCCCCGGGTCAACGGCACCCTGTGGTGGTACTCGGCCAGTTCGACGCTGACCGGGATCCCGATCGCGACCGCGCTCGTCACGGGTGTCGCCGCTCACCCGGGGCTCGGCGACGCCGTGGCATTCCTGCGGGACGACGGGTACCTCGGCGGCATCATCGCGTCGTCGGGGCTGCCGGTCACCGAGGGACTGTCCGAACTCGCGGCGGAAATGGCCGCGGCACTGACGCCGATCGTCGATGCGCTCGCCGCCGCGTCCGGGGTGCGGCATGCCGCGATGTGGGCGATCACGACGGATTCGATCGCCAACCGGGCCCTCGACGCGGGAACGGCGTGCGGCGACCGCGTACGCGGCAGCATCTTCGCCCGCGGTCTGGTGGACGCACTACGCCACACCGGTGTCGTGCTGCCGGACCCGCGGTTCGTCGACGTCCGGGCCGGGACGCTGTCGCGCCGGTTCACGCAACGGGCGTCGTGCTGCCTGATCTACGAGACCCCCGGCTCGGGCAAGTGCGTGAGCTGTCCGCGAAGGCCCGCCGAGGACCGTCTGAAAGGTCTGGCCGCGCTCGTGACGTGA
- a CDS encoding ABC transporter ATP-binding protein — MTALSLHRVRAELGSREVLRGVDLAVRPGEVLALVGPNGSGKTTALRCCYRALTPTAGAVVVDGTDSADLGRRELARTIGASTQEPRVSAGLTVRESVSLGRVPHRGWFERANGADSEIVETCIRQVGLAELAGRDVQALSGGERQRVSIARALAQQPRVLLLDEPTNHLDLRHQLTVMTLLRDLACDGFAIVVTMHDLRLAVEYCDTLAVLHDGRVISTGPPADVLDDTVLGGVFGIRAVVRSSPRLSMEILGLADG, encoded by the coding sequence GTGACCGCGCTGAGTCTGCACCGGGTCCGCGCCGAACTCGGATCGCGGGAAGTGCTGCGCGGCGTCGACCTCGCCGTGCGTCCCGGTGAGGTGCTGGCGCTGGTCGGGCCCAACGGTTCCGGGAAGACCACGGCGCTGCGCTGCTGCTACCGCGCGCTCACCCCGACCGCGGGCGCCGTCGTCGTCGACGGAACGGACAGCGCCGACCTGGGCAGGCGAGAACTCGCCCGCACGATCGGCGCGAGCACCCAGGAACCGCGGGTGTCCGCGGGACTGACCGTGCGCGAATCCGTGTCGCTCGGACGCGTCCCGCACCGGGGCTGGTTCGAACGGGCGAACGGGGCCGACAGCGAGATCGTGGAGACGTGCATACGGCAGGTGGGGCTGGCCGAACTCGCCGGCCGCGACGTGCAGGCGCTGTCCGGCGGGGAACGGCAGCGGGTGTCGATCGCCCGGGCTCTCGCGCAGCAGCCGCGGGTCCTGCTGCTCGACGAACCCACCAACCACCTCGACCTGCGGCATCAGCTGACGGTGATGACCCTGCTGCGCGACCTCGCGTGCGACGGTTTCGCGATCGTCGTGACCATGCACGACCTCCGGCTGGCCGTGGAGTACTGCGACACGCTGGCCGTGCTGCACGATGGACGGGTGATCAGCACCGGTCCACCCGCCGACGTCCTGGACGACACCGTACTCGGCGGGGTATTCGGCATCCGCGCCGTCGTGCGGTCGAGTCCGCGGCTGTCGATGGAGATCCTGGGGCTGGCCGATGGATGA
- a CDS encoding tRNA (cytidine(34)-2'-O)-methyltransferase — MFNVMFVEPRIPPNTGNAIRMVAGTGCELHLVGPLGFDLSEPKLKRAGLDYHDLASVTVHENLEAAWAAVEPARVFAFTAHATVSYADIAYRPGDVLLFGPEPTGLSAEVLADPHVTERLRIPMLPGRRSLNLSNAAALVTYEAWRQHGFSGAAL; from the coding sequence GTGTTCAACGTGATGTTTGTGGAACCCCGAATCCCACCCAACACCGGCAATGCCATCCGCATGGTGGCGGGCACCGGGTGCGAACTGCACCTCGTGGGACCGCTCGGGTTCGACCTGTCCGAGCCGAAACTGAAGCGGGCCGGGCTCGACTACCACGACCTGGCGTCGGTGACCGTGCACGAAAACCTGGAGGCCGCCTGGGCCGCGGTGGAACCGGCGCGGGTGTTCGCATTCACCGCGCACGCCACCGTGTCGTACGCCGACATCGCCTACCGGCCCGGCGACGTCCTGCTGTTCGGTCCCGAACCCACCGGGCTGTCGGCGGAGGTGCTGGCCGATCCGCACGTGACGGAGCGGCTCCGCATCCCGATGCTGCCCGGCAGGCGGTCGCTGAACCTGTCCAACGCCGCGGCCCTCGTGACGTACGAGGCGTGGCGCCAGCACGGTTTCAGCGGGGCTGCGCTGTAG
- a CDS encoding TDT family transporter, translating to MTPNWFAAVMGTGILAVVAAAFPAGVPVARTASEVFWLIAVTLLVLLTTAMVRHWIRRRDDALADARSHTMFPFYGAVSMAVLTVGAGTGSAGHALLGDVAVPASATLWTIGTGIGLVTYAVMARRLTRPHQVTPVPSWLMPVVPPMVSAASGAALVRHLPEGAPQIAMLVVCYSLFALALSAALTVAVVVGRHLLGNGLPATPLVPTLWIPLGVIGQSVAAINLLGAASGHAWLHSVGVAYGTTVGALGVLALATVVTVTARAFRRGLTFTPAWWSFTFPVGTCALGANSLGLATDSVVIVGAGVTLWCALVVIWGTVAVHTLRHAAGRLGERGTRDGVLAYSVSR from the coding sequence ATGACCCCGAATTGGTTCGCAGCAGTGATGGGCACCGGCATCCTCGCAGTCGTCGCGGCCGCATTTCCGGCCGGAGTTCCGGTGGCCCGGACGGCCTCCGAGGTCTTCTGGCTGATCGCCGTGACGCTGCTCGTGCTGCTGACGACCGCCATGGTTCGGCACTGGATCCGCCGCCGCGACGACGCCCTCGCCGACGCGCGCAGCCACACGATGTTCCCGTTCTACGGCGCCGTGTCGATGGCGGTGCTGACCGTCGGCGCCGGCACCGGATCCGCGGGTCACGCACTTCTCGGCGACGTCGCCGTCCCCGCCTCGGCCACCCTGTGGACGATCGGGACCGGCATCGGGCTCGTCACCTACGCCGTCATGGCCCGCAGGCTGACCCGGCCCCACCAGGTGACCCCCGTGCCGTCCTGGCTCATGCCCGTCGTGCCGCCCATGGTGTCGGCCGCCTCCGGAGCCGCACTGGTCAGGCACCTCCCCGAGGGCGCACCGCAGATCGCGATGCTGGTGGTCTGCTACTCGCTGTTCGCGCTGGCGCTGAGCGCCGCACTGACCGTCGCCGTCGTCGTCGGACGCCATCTGCTGGGCAACGGACTCCCCGCCACCCCGCTCGTGCCCACGCTCTGGATTCCGCTCGGCGTGATCGGGCAGTCGGTGGCGGCGATCAATCTGCTCGGCGCGGCGTCCGGCCACGCCTGGCTCCACAGTGTGGGCGTCGCCTACGGGACCACCGTCGGCGCGCTCGGCGTCCTCGCCCTCGCGACCGTGGTCACCGTGACCGCCAGGGCCTTTCGCCGCGGATTGACGTTCACACCCGCCTGGTGGAGTTTCACGTTCCCCGTCGGCACCTGCGCGCTGGGCGCGAACTCGCTCGGCCTGGCGACGGACTCCGTCGTGATCGTCGGCGCAGGCGTGACCCTGTGGTGCGCGCTGGTCGTCATCTGGGGCACCGTCGCGGTCCACACGCTGCGGCACGCCGCCGGGCGACTGGGCGAACGCGGCACCCGGGACGGCGTCCTCGCCTACAGCGTCAGCCGCTGA
- a CDS encoding rhodanese-like domain-containing protein: MIEVDLNALDGALASGAPVIDVREADEYAQARVPGVTLIPLSEFVARVDEIPEADVVYVICAVGGRSLQAAEYLNARGINAVSVAGGTSAWMQSGRPIESGA, encoded by the coding sequence ATGATCGAAGTCGACCTGAATGCCCTGGACGGCGCATTGGCGTCGGGCGCCCCCGTCATCGACGTGCGCGAGGCCGACGAGTACGCCCAGGCCCGGGTTCCCGGGGTGACGCTGATTCCGCTCAGCGAGTTCGTCGCGCGCGTCGACGAGATCCCGGAAGCCGACGTCGTCTACGTGATCTGCGCGGTCGGCGGCCGGAGCCTGCAGGCGGCCGAGTACCTGAATGCGCGGGGGATCAACGCCGTGTCGGTGGCGGGCGGGACGTCCGCGTGGATGCAGTCCGGCCGCCCCATCGAGTCCGGCGCGTGA